In Lotus japonicus ecotype B-129 chromosome 5, LjGifu_v1.2, one genomic interval encodes:
- the LOC130717498 gene encoding uncharacterized protein LOC130717498: protein MATWNRIASMFEDNQNSRAVALDQDFISTRMEDFPNVSAYCQRLKHISDQLKNVGAPVSDHRLVLQLVSGLTEPFRGVATLIRQSEPLPPFLKVRSMLILEESGLAKMSSLASQTALHTSASLPRDSDDSS, encoded by the coding sequence ATGGCTACTTGGAACCGTATAGCTTCTATGTTTGAGGACAATCAGAACTCTCGTGCTGTCGCTCTCGACCAGGATTTCATCTCCACTCGCATGGAGGACTTTCCTAATGTTTCAGCCTACTGTCAGCGTCTGAAACATATCTCTGATCAGTTGAAGAATGTTGGAGCCCCAGTCAGTGACCATCGTCTTGTTCTCCAGTTGGTCTCCGGTCTCACTGAGCCTTTCCGTGGTGTTGCCACCCTGATCCGTCAGAGCGAGCCTTTGCCTCCTTTCCTCAAGGTCCGCTCCATGCTGATCCTAGAGGAATCCGGTCTCGCCAAGATGTCAAGCCTTGCCTCCCAGACTGCTTTGCACACCTCTGCTTCTCTTCCACGGGACTCTGATGACTCTTCTTAG
- the LOC130718525 gene encoding serine carboxypeptidase 1-like, whose product MALMLSTKSLLWLLFVVVSHFTISCNADQQGKYLYKFIQSRRSHKKSSQGEAYGVNGMDHEYFSQSHVEQHASNQELNQVKALPGQPQGVDFDQYAGYVTVDAKAGRSLFYYFVESPHNSSTKPLVLWLNGGPGCSSFGYGAMQELGPFRVNSDGRTLHINEHAWNNVANVIFLESPVGVGFSYSNNSLRDSKNGDHRTAMDSYTFLLNWLERFPQYKTRDLFITGESYAGHYVPQLAHIILSKNKLHKSHTVINLKGIAIGNAWIDDNYCSKGMYDYFWTHGLISDETHKGLQKHCNFKHANLTSECNKYADRVDEELGNIDIYNIYAPLCNSSESHATYTGNDIDPCSDDYTTTYLNLPEVQEALHAKATKWSPCNEMDWTDSPTTILPIIKQLISSGLRTWIFSGDTDGRVPITSSRYSVNSLKLHVDTTWRPWGSGNEVGGYVVGYKGLTFVTIRGAGHTVPSYQPERALTMFSSFLHGKLPPKLIS is encoded by the exons ATGGCACTAATGTTATCAACAAAATCACTATTGTGGTTGTTATTTGTGGTGGTGTCCCACTTCACCATCTCATGCAACGCCGACCAACAAGGCAAATACCTCTACAAGTTCATTCAGTCACGAAGGTCTCATAAGAAGTCTTCACAGGGAGAAGCTTATGGTGTTAATGGTATGGATCATGAATATTTTTCTCAATCACATGTTGAACAACATGCGTCGAATCAGGAACTGAACCAG GTGAAGGCTTTGCCGGGACAACCCCAAGGGGTGGATTTTGATCAGTATGCAGGGTATGTCACAGTGGATGCCAAGGCGGGGAGATCATTGTTCTATTACTTTGTGGAGTCACCTCACAATTCTTCCACCAAGCCTCTTGTTCTATGGCTGAATGGAG GACCAGGGTGCTCTTCCTTTGGGTATGGAGCCATGCAAGAATTGGGACCTTTTAGAGTCAATAGTGATGGAAGAACACTTCACATAAATGAACATGCATGGAATAATG TGGCAAATGTTATTTTCCTAGAGTCTCCAGTTGGAGTTGGCTTTTCATATTCAAACAATTCATTACGTGACTCAAAAAATGGTGATCACAGAACAGCCATGGATTCATACACTTTCCTTCTTAACTGGCTGGAGAGATTCCCACAGTATAAAACAAGAGACCTGTTCATAACTGGTGAAAGTTATGCTGGCCATTATGTCCCTCAGCTTGCTCACATTATCCTATCAAAGAATAAGTTACATAAAAGTCACACAGTGATAAACTTGAAAGGGATCGCG ATTGGAAATGCCTGGATAGATGATAATTATTGTTCAAAGGGAATGTATGACTACTTCTGGACGCATGGTCTGATCTCTGACGAAACCCATAAAGGACTTCAAAAACATTGTAACTTTAAGCATGCCAACCTTACAAGTGAATGCAACAAGTATGCAGACAGAGTAGATGAAGAGCTAGGAAATATTGACATATACAACATATATGCTCCACTTTGCAATTCATCAGAAAGTCATGCCACCTACACT GGCAACGACATTGACCCTTGTTCTGATGATTATACCACTACCTACTTAAATCTCCCTGAAGTTCAAGAGGCTCTTCATGCTAAGGCAACAAAATGGTCTCCTTGCAA CGAAATGGATTGGACAGATAGTCCAACAACTATTCTGCCCATTATAAAACAGCTAATATCAAGTGGTCTAAGAACTTGGATATTCAG TGGCGACACAGATGGTCGCGTTCCCATAACATCTTCAAGATATTCTGTGAATTCCTTGAAACTTCACGTGGACACAACATGGCGTCCATGGGGCTCTGGCAATGAG gTTGGAGGATATGTTGTTGGGTATAAAGGTCTCACATTCGTTACAATAAGAGGAGCTGGTCACACGGTTCCGAGCTACCAGCCAGAGAGAGCACTAACTATGTTCTCTTCTTTTCTCCATGGAAAACTTCCTCCGAAATTAATCTCTTAA